A DNA window from Pseudomonas sp. B21-056 contains the following coding sequences:
- the hemC gene encoding hydroxymethylbilane synthase, giving the protein MSPREIRIATRKSALALWQAEYVKARLEATHPGLIVTLVPMVSRGDKLLDSPLSKIGGKGLFVKELETALLDNEADIAVHSMKDVPMDFPEGLGLFCICEREDPRDAFVSNTFASLDALPAGSVVGTSSLRRQAQLLTRRPDLQIRFLRGNVNTRLAKLDAGEYDAIILAAAGLIRLGFEDRITSAISVDDSLPAGGQGAVGIECRSADSEIHALLAPLHHEDTATRVFAERALNKHLNGGCQVPIACYAVLEGEQVWLRGLVGDPDGGTLLSSEARAPRGDAEALGVRVAEDLLSQGAGAILKKVYGEAGHA; this is encoded by the coding sequence ATGTCCCCTCGCGAGATCCGCATCGCCACCCGTAAAAGTGCCCTGGCCCTCTGGCAGGCCGAATACGTCAAAGCCCGTCTGGAGGCCACCCATCCCGGCCTGATCGTGACGCTGGTGCCCATGGTCAGTCGCGGTGACAAGCTGCTGGACTCGCCGCTGTCGAAAATCGGTGGCAAGGGCCTGTTCGTCAAGGAACTGGAAACCGCGCTGCTGGACAACGAAGCCGACATCGCCGTGCATTCGATGAAAGACGTGCCCATGGACTTCCCCGAAGGCCTGGGTCTGTTTTGCATCTGCGAGCGGGAAGACCCACGCGATGCGTTCGTTTCCAACACCTTTGCCAGCCTTGACGCGCTGCCGGCCGGGAGCGTGGTCGGCACGTCCAGCCTGCGTCGCCAGGCGCAACTGCTGACCCGTCGTCCGGACCTGCAAATCCGCTTCCTGCGCGGCAACGTCAACACCCGCCTGGCCAAGCTCGATGCCGGCGAATACGACGCCATCATCCTTGCCGCCGCCGGCCTGATCCGCCTGGGCTTCGAGGACCGCATCACCTCGGCCATCAGCGTCGACGACAGCCTGCCGGCCGGCGGGCAAGGCGCGGTAGGCATCGAATGCCGCAGCGCCGATAGCGAGATCCACGCGCTGCTGGCCCCTCTGCACCACGAAGACACCGCCACCCGGGTTTTCGCCGAGCGTGCCCTCAACAAACACCTCAACGGCGGCTGCCAGGTGCCGATTGCCTGCTATGCCGTGCTGGAAGGCGAACAGGTCTGGTTGCGTGGCCTGGTGGGTGATCCGGACGGCGGCACGTTGCTCAGCTCCGAAGCCCGGGCGCCCCGTGGCGATGCCGAGGCGCTGGGGGTGCGGGTTGCCGAAGACCTGCTGAGCCAGGGCGCCGGCGCCATTCTCAAGAAGGTCTACGGCGAGGCTGGCCACGCGTGA
- a CDS encoding LytR/AlgR family response regulator transcription factor — MNVLIVDDEPLARERLSRMVGELEGYSVLEPSATNGEEALALIDSHKPDIVLLDIRMPGLDGLQVAAKLCERESPPAVVFCTTRDDFPPEVLQGGGVGYLLKPVASETLLDALRKAERPNRVQLAALTRPAAESGSGPRSHISARTRKGIELIPLNQVVYFIADHKYVTLRHESGEVLLDEPLKALEDEFGERFVRIHRNALVARERIERLQRTPLGHFQLFLKGLNGDALIVSRRHVAGVRKMMQQL, encoded by the coding sequence ATGAATGTCCTGATCGTTGATGACGAACCACTGGCCCGCGAGCGCCTGAGCCGAATGGTCGGCGAACTCGAGGGTTACAGTGTCCTGGAGCCGAGCGCCACCAATGGCGAAGAGGCGTTGGCCCTTATCGACAGCCACAAGCCGGATATCGTGCTGCTCGACATTCGCATGCCTGGCCTGGACGGTCTGCAGGTGGCGGCGAAGCTGTGCGAACGAGAGTCGCCCCCCGCCGTGGTGTTCTGTACCACCCGGGATGACTTTCCGCCCGAGGTGTTGCAGGGCGGTGGTGTAGGCTATCTGCTCAAGCCGGTGGCCTCCGAGACGTTGCTTGACGCCTTGCGCAAGGCCGAGCGGCCCAACCGCGTGCAACTGGCGGCGCTGACTCGTCCGGCAGCGGAAAGTGGCAGCGGCCCGCGCAGCCACATCAGTGCGCGAACCCGCAAGGGCATCGAACTGATCCCGTTGAACCAGGTGGTCTACTTCATTGCCGACCATAAATACGTGACCTTGCGCCATGAGAGTGGCGAGGTGCTGCTGGACGAGCCCCTCAAGGCCCTCGAGGACGAGTTCGGCGAGCGATTCGTGCGCATCCACCGCAATGCCCTGGTGGCCCGCGAGCGCATCGAGCGCCTGCAACGCACGCCCCTTGGGCATTTTCAACTGTTTCTCAAAGGCCTCAATGGCGATGCGTTGATCGTCAGCCGACGGCACGTGGCCGGCGTGCGCAAGATGATGCAGCAGCTTTAG
- the argH gene encoding argininosuccinate lyase encodes MSTDKTNQSWGGRFSEPVDAFVARFTASVNFDQRLYRHDIMGSIAHATMLAKVGVLTDAERDSIIDGLKTIQAEIEAGQFDWRVDLEDVHMNIEARLTDRIGVTGKKLHTGRSRNDQVATDIRLWLRDEIDLILAEITRLQKGLLEQAEREAESIMPGFTHLQTAQPVTFGHHMLAWFEMLSRDYERLVDCRKRTNRMPLGSAALAGTTYPIDREYTAQLLGFDAVGGNSLDNVSDRDFAIEFCAAASIAMMHLSRFSEELVLWTSAQFQFIDLPDRFCTGSSIMPQKKNPDVPELVRGKSGRVFGALMGLLTLMKGQPLAYNKDNQEDKEPLFDAADTLRDSLRAFADMIPAIKPKHAVMREAALRGFSTATDLADYLVRRGLPFRDCHEIVGHAVKYGVDSGKDLAEMSLDELRQFSDQIEQDVFAVLTLEGSVNARDHIGGTAPAQVKAAVVRGQALLASR; translated from the coding sequence ATGAGCACTGACAAGACCAATCAGTCCTGGGGCGGCCGCTTCAGTGAACCCGTCGACGCCTTCGTCGCCCGCTTCACCGCCTCCGTCAACTTCGACCAGCGCCTGTATCGCCACGACATCATGGGTTCGATCGCCCACGCCACCATGCTGGCCAAGGTCGGCGTGCTGACCGATGCCGAGCGCGACAGCATCATCGATGGCCTGAAGACCATCCAGGCTGAAATCGAGGCCGGCCAGTTCGACTGGCGTGTCGACCTTGAAGACGTGCACATGAACATCGAAGCACGCCTGACCGACCGCATCGGCGTGACCGGCAAGAAACTGCACACCGGCCGCAGCCGCAACGACCAGGTCGCCACCGACATCCGCCTGTGGCTGCGCGATGAAATCGACCTGATCCTGGCCGAAATCACCCGCCTGCAAAAAGGCCTGCTGGAACAGGCCGAGCGCGAAGCCGAAAGCATCATGCCCGGCTTCACCCACCTGCAGACCGCGCAACCGGTGACCTTCGGGCATCACATGCTGGCCTGGTTCGAAATGCTCAGCCGCGACTACGAGCGCCTGGTCGATTGCCGCAAGCGCACCAACCGCATGCCCCTGGGCAGCGCCGCCCTGGCCGGTACCACCTACCCGATCGATCGCGAGTACACCGCCCAACTGCTGGGCTTCGACGCCGTGGGCGGCAACTCGCTGGATAACGTCTCGGACCGCGATTTCGCCATCGAATTCTGCGCCGCCGCGAGCATCGCGATGATGCACCTGTCGCGCTTCTCCGAAGAGCTGGTGCTGTGGACCAGCGCGCAGTTCCAGTTCATCGACCTGCCGGATCGCTTCTGCACCGGCAGCTCGATCATGCCGCAAAAGAAAAACCCCGACGTGCCGGAGCTGGTACGGGGCAAGAGCGGCCGGGTGTTCGGCGCGCTGATGGGCCTGCTGACCCTAATGAAAGGCCAACCGCTGGCCTACAACAAGGACAACCAGGAGGACAAGGAGCCGCTGTTCGACGCCGCTGACACCCTGCGCGACTCACTACGCGCCTTCGCCGACATGATCCCGGCCATCAAGCCCAAGCATGCGGTGATGCGCGAAGCGGCCCTGCGTGGTTTCTCCACGGCAACAGACCTGGCCGATTACCTGGTGCGCCGTGGCCTGCCGTTCCGCGATTGCCACGAAATCGTCGGCCACGCCGTGAAGTACGGCGTGGACAGTGGCAAGGATCTGGCGGAGATGAGCCTGGACGAACTGCGCCAGTTCAGCGACCAGATCGAGCAGGACGTGTTTGCGGTGCTGACCCTGGAAGGCTCGGTCAACGCCCGTGACCATATCGGCGGTACCGCGCCGGCGCAGGTCAAGGCTGCCGTGGTGCGTGGCCAGGCGCTGCTTGCCAGCCGCTAA
- a CDS encoding glutathione S-transferase family protein: MLKLYGFCASNYYNMVKLALLEKGVPFEEVSFFGSQTPEVLAISPRGKVPVLKTDRGFINETSVILEYIEQTQPGKALLPADPFERAQVLALCREIELYIELPGRACYAEAFFGMSVPEPIKEKARAELLLGFASLGRHGKFAPFVAGDSLSIADLYFLYGVSPALQVGKKLFDIDLFADMPAAKALMQRLGENPHVQRIAEDREAGMPAFLAMIAAKK; this comes from the coding sequence ATGCTCAAGCTCTACGGTTTCTGCGCCAGTAACTACTACAACATGGTCAAGCTGGCGTTGCTGGAGAAGGGCGTGCCCTTCGAAGAAGTGTCGTTCTTTGGCAGCCAGACCCCGGAAGTACTCGCCATCAGCCCGCGGGGCAAAGTGCCGGTGCTGAAAACCGACCGGGGCTTCATCAACGAAACCAGCGTGATCCTCGAATACATCGAGCAAACCCAGCCCGGCAAAGCCCTGCTGCCCGCCGACCCGTTCGAACGCGCCCAGGTCCTGGCCCTGTGCCGGGAGATCGAGCTGTACATCGAACTGCCGGGGCGCGCCTGCTATGCCGAGGCATTTTTCGGCATGTCGGTACCGGAGCCCATCAAGGAAAAGGCCAGGGCTGAACTGTTGCTGGGGTTCGCCTCGCTCGGTCGGCATGGCAAATTTGCTCCCTTTGTCGCGGGCGACAGCTTGAGCATTGCCGATCTGTATTTTCTCTACGGTGTTTCGCCAGCCTTACAGGTGGGCAAGAAGTTGTTCGATATCGACCTGTTCGCAGACATGCCGGCAGCCAAGGCGCTGATGCAGCGGTTGGGGGAGAATCCGCATGTGCAGCGGATTGCAGAGGATAGGGAAGCAGGGATGCCGGCATTTTTGGCGATGATCGCCGCCAAGAAGTGA
- a CDS encoding TIGR02647 family protein, producing the protein MSLTPELVAELEILALFNLDSSQEGLKIHQTAAPKAVAAAQRLYEKELITQPDGGYLTSLGRDAAQNIQTVLTILSVQEAA; encoded by the coding sequence ATGTCGCTTACCCCTGAGCTGGTTGCCGAACTGGAAATCCTTGCACTCTTCAACCTGGACAGTTCCCAGGAGGGTTTGAAAATCCATCAGACCGCTGCCCCAAAAGCTGTTGCCGCCGCCCAACGCCTGTATGAAAAAGAACTGATCACCCAACCCGACGGTGGTTACCTGACCAGCCTGGGTCGTGATGCCGCGCAAAACATACAAACCGTTCTGACGATACTCAGCGTTCAAGAAGCCGCCTGA
- a CDS encoding class I adenylate cyclase, with product MTRNHEIRPDLDEGIDRKVLSQLRARFLKLNTVRMDRAMEGLSPRQQGVLTLLPLFFHVNHPLLPGYVSGSTPAGLSNYEPDASVLADAQRLTRSFSYKPRHGSNPPRPILGLYLMGSLGTLAQADQSDMDVWVCHGPDLSDDELAELRKKCQLLEAWAATQGAEAHFFLIDPARFVRGERDNQLSSDDCGTTQHYLLLDEFYRTAIWLAGRTPIWWLVPVYEEDNYEQYTHTLLSKRFIRADETLDLGHLAYIPPGEFIGAGLWQLFKGIESPYKSVLKLLLTEVYASEHPDVRCLSLRFKQAVFANHLDLEELDPYMLVYRRIEEYLNARGEPERLELIRRALYLKVNRKLTGQGRSNGWQRTLLERLAGEWGWDPRQLALLDSRSQWKVRQVSNERRALVNELTYSYRFLTQFARTEKTVSLINKRDLNVLGRRLYAAFERKADKVEFINPGIAPDLAEDTLTLVQSPNKKEPGQNQWGLYNGSLNALEWENFAPIKRSRELLELLTWCHRNGVIDSSTRLALHPGDSDLSEFELFNLLGSLQQSIALPLVTVDEEQLLHASVPSEVLILVNVGVDPLKHHRDLNILMTTERTDSLSYAGVRENLVLTLDQVTLNSWNEVLVNRFDGEHALLDCLRDYLNDLPATQRQPRLQVRCFCHNRAQFIARRVEEVIETAQTLLLSRLNHRYLLQVQQHYHVLELVPGQVRHVALGSLSALLDYLGEELSAYSPLHLDPMALEDHDLALILPMGQPECIQVFYRVNEDDAELYVLDELNALWQQRLPYHDEHSLLVPLQRFLQSVLYRRDALLSMDTDQPLNLETLYYQLLPSGNGRARRVDMRPAPQTPENKPFYDVQAIIGKATHGQVHVTLYCNQQEFSELEHGDQLFRVVANEIVEQRRDAERYRCYITDLDLSGLLGDSACSSNLYLRYKADLERALNEVLALV from the coding sequence ATGACCCGCAATCACGAAATACGCCCCGATCTGGACGAGGGAATTGACCGTAAGGTCCTGAGTCAGCTGCGCGCACGTTTTCTCAAGCTCAACACCGTCCGGATGGATCGCGCCATGGAAGGCCTGTCGCCTCGCCAGCAAGGCGTGCTGACGCTGCTTCCGCTGTTTTTCCACGTCAACCATCCCCTGCTACCAGGCTACGTCTCCGGTAGCACACCGGCCGGGCTGTCGAACTACGAACCCGACGCCAGCGTCCTCGCCGATGCCCAGCGACTGACCCGCTCGTTCTCCTACAAGCCACGCCACGGTAGCAACCCGCCGCGACCGATCCTTGGCTTGTACCTGATGGGCAGCCTGGGCACGCTCGCCCAAGCGGATCAGAGCGACATGGATGTGTGGGTCTGCCACGGGCCGGACCTGAGCGACGACGAACTGGCCGAACTGCGCAAGAAATGCCAATTGCTCGAAGCCTGGGCGGCGACCCAGGGCGCCGAAGCCCACTTTTTCCTGATCGACCCGGCCCGGTTCGTGCGGGGTGAACGAGACAATCAACTCAGCTCCGACGATTGCGGCACGACCCAGCACTACTTGCTGCTGGACGAGTTCTACCGCACGGCGATCTGGCTGGCCGGTCGTACACCGATCTGGTGGCTGGTGCCGGTCTACGAGGAAGACAACTATGAGCAATACACCCATACGTTGCTTTCCAAGCGCTTCATCCGTGCCGATGAGACGCTGGACCTCGGGCACCTGGCCTACATCCCGCCGGGGGAGTTCATCGGCGCCGGCCTCTGGCAATTGTTCAAGGGCATAGAGTCGCCCTACAAGTCCGTGCTCAAGCTGCTGCTGACCGAGGTCTATGCCAGCGAACACCCCGATGTCCGCTGCCTGAGCCTGCGTTTCAAGCAGGCCGTGTTCGCCAATCACCTGGACCTGGAAGAGCTGGACCCGTACATGCTGGTCTACCGCCGCATCGAGGAATACCTCAACGCTCGCGGCGAACCCGAACGCCTGGAGTTGATCCGGCGCGCGCTGTACCTGAAGGTCAATCGCAAGCTCACCGGCCAGGGGCGCAGCAATGGCTGGCAGCGTACGCTGCTCGAACGCCTGGCCGGGGAGTGGGGCTGGGACCCGCGTCAACTGGCGCTGCTGGACAGCCGCAGCCAGTGGAAGGTGCGCCAGGTCAGCAACGAACGCCGGGCGCTGGTCAATGAACTGACCTACAGCTACCGCTTCCTGACCCAGTTCGCCCGCACCGAGAAAACCGTCAGCCTGATCAACAAGCGCGACCTCAACGTGCTTGGCCGACGGCTGTATGCAGCCTTCGAACGCAAGGCCGACAAGGTCGAGTTCATCAATCCCGGCATCGCCCCGGACCTGGCCGAGGACACCCTGACGCTGGTCCAGTCGCCCAACAAGAAAGAACCCGGGCAGAATCAGTGGGGCCTGTACAACGGCAGCCTCAACGCCCTGGAGTGGGAGAACTTCGCGCCGATCAAGCGCAGCCGCGAACTGCTGGAGCTGCTGACCTGGTGCCACCGCAACGGCGTGATCGACAGCAGCACGCGCCTGGCGCTGCACCCCGGCGACAGCGACTTGAGCGAGTTCGAACTGTTCAACCTGCTGGGCAGCCTGCAGCAGTCCATCGCCCTGCCCCTGGTCACAGTCGACGAAGAACAGCTGCTGCACGCCAGCGTGCCCAGTGAAGTGCTGATCCTGGTGAACGTCGGCGTCGACCCGCTCAAGCATCACCGCGACCTGAACATCCTGATGACCACCGAGCGCACCGACTCCCTGAGCTACGCCGGGGTCCGGGAAAACCTGGTGCTGACCCTCGACCAGGTCACGCTCAATAGCTGGAATGAAGTGCTGGTCAACCGTTTCGATGGCGAGCACGCGCTGCTCGACTGTCTGCGCGACTACCTCAACGACCTGCCCGCCACACAGCGCCAGCCGCGCTTGCAGGTGCGCTGTTTCTGCCACAACCGGGCGCAGTTCATTGCGCGGCGGGTCGAAGAGGTCATCGAAACGGCCCAGACCCTGCTGCTGAGCAGACTCAATCACCGCTACCTGCTGCAGGTGCAACAGCATTATCACGTACTCGAACTGGTGCCCGGCCAGGTCAGGCATGTGGCGCTGGGCAGCCTGTCGGCGTTGCTGGATTACCTGGGCGAAGAGCTGAGCGCCTACAGTCCGCTGCACCTGGACCCGATGGCCCTGGAAGACCATGACCTGGCGCTGATCCTGCCCATGGGCCAGCCGGAATGCATCCAGGTGTTCTACCGGGTCAATGAGGACGATGCCGAGCTGTATGTGCTCGATGAACTCAACGCCCTGTGGCAGCAACGCCTGCCTTATCACGACGAACACAGCCTGCTGGTGCCGCTGCAACGCTTCCTGCAATCGGTGCTGTACCGTCGGGACGCCTTGCTGTCGATGGACACCGACCAGCCCTTGAACCTGGAAACCCTGTACTACCAGCTCCTGCCCTCGGGCAACGGACGTGCACGCCGGGTCGACATGCGCCCAGCGCCGCAGACACCCGAGAACAAGCCGTTCTATGACGTGCAGGCCATCATTGGCAAGGCGACCCATGGCCAGGTCCACGTCACCCTGTATTGCAACCAGCAGGAGTTTTCGGAGCTGGAACATGGCGACCAACTGTTCCGTGTGGTCGCCAATGAGATCGTCGAACAGCGCCGCGATGCCGAACGCTATCGCTGCTATATCACCGACCTGGACCTCTCGGGCCTGCTGGGTGATAGCGCCTGCTCAAGCAATCTGTACCTGCGCTACAAGGCCGACCTGGAACGCGCCCTGAACGAGGTGCTGGCCCTGGTCTGA
- the rnk gene encoding nucleoside diphosphate kinase regulator codes for MTAPSITLTRLDVQRLERLIDSLDETLPGVIALQTELDRAETLVSHEQVPADVVTMNARVHCREEGSGKDYHLTLVYPQDANADEGKVSILAPVGSALLGLKVGQHIDWPAPGGKTLKLTLLAVEYQPEAGGDFHL; via the coding sequence ATGACCGCACCTTCCATCACCCTTACCCGCCTGGACGTACAGCGTCTGGAGCGCCTGATCGACAGTCTCGACGAAACGCTGCCGGGCGTGATTGCGTTGCAAACCGAGCTGGATCGCGCCGAGACCCTGGTGAGCCACGAGCAAGTGCCAGCCGATGTCGTGACCATGAACGCACGGGTGCATTGCCGTGAGGAAGGCAGCGGCAAGGACTATCACCTGACGCTGGTTTATCCACAGGACGCGAATGCCGACGAAGGCAAGGTCTCGATCCTGGCGCCGGTGGGCAGCGCCTTGCTGGGGCTGAAGGTCGGCCAGCACATCGATTGGCCGGCACCGGGCGGCAAGACCTTGAAGCTGACGCTGCTGGCGGTGGAATACCAGCCCGAAGCGGGTGGCGACTTTCACCTCTGA
- a CDS encoding DUF1289 domain-containing protein, producing the protein MSQTAPARPPKPLYSNVSPAVPSPCTSVCKLDEQKVCLGCFRHVEDIREWRSADDERRREICAEAAGRKAL; encoded by the coding sequence ATGAGCCAGACTGCCCCGGCGCGGCCCCCCAAGCCGCTTTACAGCAATGTCAGTCCCGCCGTGCCGTCACCGTGTACCAGCGTGTGCAAGCTGGACGAACAGAAGGTCTGCCTCGGCTGTTTCCGCCATGTGGAGGATATCCGTGAATGGCGCTCGGCCGATGATGAGCGGCGGCGGGAGATCTGTGCCGAGGCGGCGGGGCGCAAAGCCCTGTAG
- the cyaY gene encoding iron donor protein CyaY encodes MSLTEARFHDLVDTTQQMLEDIFDESELDIDLESSAGVLTVKFENGSQLIFSRQEPLRQLWLAAVSGGFHFDYDEESERWMCDKSEEQLGEMLDRIVKQQAGVELEFEGL; translated from the coding sequence ATGAGTTTGACTGAAGCCCGTTTTCACGATCTGGTCGATACCACCCAGCAAATGCTGGAGGATATCTTCGATGAGAGCGAACTGGACATCGATCTGGAAAGCTCCGCCGGCGTGCTTACCGTCAAGTTCGAAAACGGCAGCCAGTTGATCTTCAGTCGCCAGGAGCCGCTGCGACAGTTGTGGCTGGCGGCGGTATCCGGTGGTTTCCACTTCGATTACGACGAGGAAAGCGAGCGCTGGATGTGCGACAAGAGCGAGGAGCAGTTGGGCGAGATGCTCGACCGTATCGTCAAGCAGCAGGCCGGTGTGGAACTTGAGTTCGAAGGTCTGTGA
- the lptM gene encoding LPS translocon maturation chaperone LptM, whose amino-acid sequence MKRLISSLAALVAVACLVTACGQKGPLYLPDDSKSPEEQAKSSQSKAHAHDTHSTTY is encoded by the coding sequence ATGAAGCGCCTGATCTCTTCCCTTGCTGCGCTCGTCGCGGTTGCCTGCCTTGTGACAGCCTGTGGTCAAAAAGGTCCGCTGTACCTGCCTGACGACAGCAAGTCCCCCGAAGAGCAGGCCAAGTCGTCGCAATCCAAGGCCCACGCGCACGACACCCACTCCACCACTTACTAA
- the lysA gene encoding diaminopimelate decarboxylase produces MDAFNYRGGELFAEGVALSAIAERFGTPTYVYSRAHIEAQYRTFADALTGMPHLVCFAVKANSNLGVLNVLARLGAGFDIVSGGELERVLAAGGSPDKIVFSGVGKTREDMRRALEVGVHCFNIESTDELERLQVVAAELGVRAPISLRVNPDVDAGTHPYISTGLKENKFGIAIADAEDVYVRAAQLPNLEVLGVDCHIGSQLTTLEPFIDALDRLLALVDRLGDCGIYLRHIDLGGGVGVRYRDEEPPLVADYIKTVRERLAGRDLALMFEPGRYIVANAGVLLTQVEYLKHTEHKDFAIVDAAMNDLIRPALYQAWMDVTAVRPRDTAARSYDIVGPICETGDFLAKGRELALEEGDLLAVHSAGAYGFVMSSNYNTRGRCAEVLVDGDQAFEVRRRETVAELFAGESLLPE; encoded by the coding sequence ATGGACGCTTTTAACTACCGTGGCGGGGAGCTGTTCGCGGAAGGAGTTGCCCTGTCCGCGATTGCCGAGCGTTTCGGCACGCCGACCTACGTCTACTCCCGGGCCCACATCGAAGCCCAGTACCGGACCTTCGCCGACGCTCTCACCGGCATGCCGCACCTGGTGTGCTTTGCCGTGAAAGCCAACTCCAACCTGGGCGTGCTCAACGTATTGGCGCGTTTGGGTGCCGGTTTCGACATCGTCTCCGGTGGCGAACTCGAGCGTGTGCTGGCGGCTGGCGGCAGCCCCGACAAGATCGTCTTTTCCGGTGTCGGCAAGACCCGCGAAGACATGCGCCGCGCCCTGGAAGTCGGCGTGCATTGCTTCAACATCGAATCCACCGACGAACTGGAGCGCCTCCAGGTCGTCGCCGCCGAGCTGGGCGTGCGTGCGCCGATTTCCCTGCGCGTGAACCCGGACGTCGATGCCGGCACCCACCCGTACATCTCCACCGGCCTCAAGGAAAACAAGTTCGGCATCGCCATCGCCGACGCCGAAGACGTCTATGTACGTGCCGCCCAACTGCCGAACCTGGAAGTGCTGGGCGTCGACTGCCACATCGGCTCGCAACTGACCACCCTGGAACCCTTCATCGATGCCCTCGACCGCCTGCTGGCGCTGGTCGACCGCCTCGGCGATTGCGGCATCTACCTGCGTCACATCGACCTGGGTGGCGGTGTCGGCGTGCGTTACCGCGATGAAGAGCCGCCGCTGGTGGCCGACTACATCAAGACCGTTCGCGAGCGCCTCGCCGGTCGCGACCTGGCACTGATGTTCGAGCCGGGCCGCTACATCGTGGCCAATGCCGGCGTGCTGCTGACCCAGGTCGAGTACCTCAAGCACACCGAGCACAAAGACTTTGCCATCGTCGACGCGGCCATGAACGACCTGATCCGCCCGGCGCTGTACCAGGCGTGGATGGACGTGACCGCCGTGCGCCCCCGCGATACCGCCGCCCGCAGCTACGACATCGTCGGCCCGATCTGCGAAACCGGTGACTTCCTGGCCAAGGGCCGTGAGCTGGCGCTGGAAGAAGGTGACCTGCTGGCCGTGCACTCGGCCGGTGCCTACGGGTTTGTCATGAGTTCCAACTACAACACCCGCGGTCGCTGCGCCGAGGTGCTGGTGGACGGTGATCAAGCATTCGAAGTGCGTCGCCGCGAGACGGTAGCCGAGTTGTTTGCCGGCGAAAGCCTGCTGCCGGAGTAA
- the dapF gene encoding diaminopimelate epimerase, with amino-acid sequence MLLRFTKMHGLGNDFMVLDLVSQHAHILPKHAKQWGDRHTGIGFDQLLIVEAPNNPDVDFRYRIFNADGSEVEQCGNGARCFARFVLDKRLTAKRRIRVETKSGIIELDVRSDGQIGVNMGPPRLIPAEIPFEAPAQAPSYQLDVDGTAVELAAVSMGNPHAVLRVSDINNAPVHELGPKIENHPRFPARVNVGFLQVIDRHRAQLRVWERGAGETQACGTGACAAAVAAISQGWMDSPLLIDLPGGRLSIEWAGPGQPVLMTGPAVRVYEGQVRL; translated from the coding sequence ATGCTGCTGCGTTTTACCAAGATGCACGGCCTGGGCAATGACTTCATGGTTCTCGACCTGGTCAGCCAGCACGCGCATATTCTGCCCAAACATGCCAAGCAATGGGGCGACCGGCACACCGGTATCGGTTTCGACCAGTTGCTGATCGTCGAGGCACCGAATAACCCGGACGTGGACTTTCGCTATCGGATCTTCAACGCCGACGGTTCGGAAGTCGAGCAATGCGGCAACGGCGCACGCTGCTTCGCCCGCTTCGTGCTGGACAAGCGCCTGACGGCCAAGCGCAGGATTCGCGTCGAGACCAAAAGTGGCATCATCGAGCTGGACGTACGCAGCGACGGTCAGATCGGCGTCAACATGGGGCCCCCACGCCTGATACCGGCCGAGATTCCGTTCGAAGCACCGGCCCAGGCCCCGAGCTATCAACTGGACGTCGACGGCACCGCGGTGGAATTGGCGGCAGTGTCCATGGGCAATCCCCATGCCGTGCTGCGGGTCAGCGACATCAACAACGCCCCGGTGCATGAGCTGGGGCCTAAGATCGAAAACCATCCGCGCTTTCCGGCACGGGTGAACGTGGGTTTCCTGCAGGTCATCGACCGTCACCGCGCGCAGTTGCGGGTCTGGGAACGCGGTGCCGGGGAGACCCAGGCCTGCGGCACCGGCGCCTGTGCCGCCGCAGTCGCTGCGATCAGCCAGGGGTGGATGGATTCGCCCCTACTGATCGACCTGCCTGGCGGGCGCCTGTCCATCGAATGGGCAGGCCCCGGCCAACCGGTGCTGATGACCGGCCCGGCAGTACGCGTATACGAAGGACAAGTTCGTCTTTGA